GTCAATTATTAAATTTAGAATACTTATTATAACAATTAGTCCCATTTTATCACCTTATTGAAAGCCAAAGAGGCTGCCCTTGTGAGACAGCCTCCTATGTTTCTGTCCCGTCAGGCGTTACACCTGACGGAACTATAAAATAATGAGCTACCTTACTCTTGCGTCCGCAAATATTCGAGCAGATTGCGGACGTCACTTTCCGCCAAATCGCCAACTGCCATAGTAGCGGCTCTTTTTCGCTTTAATTCGATTGCAATCGGGTCTTTCTGAAGCATCTCCGATGTATTCATGACCAAGTTCATAATCCATTCGGGGGAGCGTCGGTTTGTAATGCCTCTCAGTGCCGGACCGATATGGTCAGCGTCTAACTTGTGGCACATTTGGCAAACTTGCTTGAATGTCTTCTCGCCTTCGGCTGCCATCGCGGGATTGATGTCGCCCAATGTAACTGATGATATCGGACCGATACCCTTGTTTTCCATCGGGTCGGCGTCAGGAGCATCGCTGCCACATGAAATAACAAAGCTTACAATAGCTAAAGAGGCTAAAATTTTAAATAGATTTTTCATATTCACTCAGCACTTAGTTAAAAAGTCAAATATAAGTGCTTTAGATAAGACTATAAAATCTGATATGAATGTGGGTTTTAACTACTTAGGATTTTACTAATATTTCGGCTATCGCTTTCTTCAATTCCGGGAATTCGTAAACTAAAATCTCATCGACTATCATCAAATCAATGCCGTCATAGTCGTGAGTAATCCGGTTTCTTATAGAATATGATTCTTTGATGGGCAATACTTCTCTAATGCTTTGAGTTTCAATTTTGTTTAGTTTTTCTCCAATTTGCAAAAGATTAAACAAAATTGCGTTTTTACCTTCAAAATCGTTTAAAGCAGAATACGCACTACCGTATCTTTCGATTACTTTCTCTGCTTCTTCTATCATTTGCATTGTAAATTCTAACAGAGCCTTGTCTTTATCAGTCAACATAGTAAACCTCGGGCAAAATGTACTTTGCAGAAACTGTCCCGAGATATTTCTTTTGTACCAAATCAGCTTGAATGCCGAGAATTAAGGAAATGTATTCTTGGATTGCATCTAAACGTGCGACAGCTTTAAAACCTTTATACTTATCCCTAAAAACATTGTCCAAATCATACAAAATGTCAATGTCGCTGTTTGTGTCGGATTCGTCTCGTCTGAAAGAGCCAAAGACCCCTTCTATCACAAAGCCCTCAGCCAACAGCTGCTTCTTCAACTTACTTACCTTATTTAAAATTTCTTTATTCATTTTACATATATATTTATTCTCTCAAATCTCAACGTGCAATATATAAAAATATTTCTAAATCGCTGTATCAGCTACATCTGTCATTCGCATTTTGCCATCTTCGGCAGCCATTTTCAACCGGTTACAATTTGTAACCGTTTCATTGCCTTCTTTGGATGTAACACCCGCTAACCACCTCTTGAGAAGCTCTCAGTGCCGCTCTCGTGAGGGGCTGATGAGGGGGCGATATGGTGTGGGAGGGTAATCTTGAAACCGTCGTTTATATTTTATGATTAACCATTAAAATGTGCAATATCTATCAGAAGCACTTTGCCATGAATGGTCGCGAAATCAAAACTGATATATTGATCATAGTCATCGACGGAATGACACTTTCGTTTCACATCAATCGAAAACATATCTTTAGCAAGGTGATTATAACGATAAGGAAATCCACTTTTATAGAAATCTGAGATTTCAAGATTTTTTACCTTTTGTATAAAATGAATTGGTCCAGTATAAAATTCCGGGAAAGTTCTATCAAAATATTCAGGATTATAATAATCGCTGTTTTCAAATATTTCAACTATTTGATTAGGATTGTCAATGATTTTTTGTACAAATTCTCTTTCCTTTTTAGTCTCAGCTTTAAACTTTCTATATGTTGGAGTTAACTTCCAATATAAGTCATCAATCCCACGAATTCCTGTGCATGAATTCATAATGCCACTCAATATTATAGCTAATACGATATACATTTTCATCTTCATATTTTCGACCTAATTTGCATATTTAGTTTGAATTTTTATCCAATTACTATTTTGCAAACATATAAAAAAAACGAATAGCATCAAATTCAAATTACAAAATGTCTTGTTCCCCTTCTTGAGGCTGTCAGTTGTAACAACTGACAGGACAAAAAAAAAAAGCTGCCCATTCGAGCAGCTTTCTTGATATTTATTTTCTTAGTGTTTAGGCACTCTTGAGAGCGTCGGCACCACCGATGATTTCGAGCATTTCTTTTGTGATGTCGGCTTGGCGGGCTTTGTTGTATTGCAACTCGAGGAATGTAATCAATTCCTTGGCGTTGCGTGTCGCATTGTCCATTGCTATTCTGCGGGCGGCTTGCTCTGCGGCGTTGGATTCGAGCAGGGCGCTCCAAATTTTGATGTCCACAAGCTTTGGCAGCAAATCATCTATAATTGCCTCTTTCGATGGCTCGAAAATGTAATCAACTGATGTATTGGACTGTGTCGTTTGCTCGATATTTTCGATTGGCAACACGTTTCTGATTGACGGTGCTTGCCTCATGACGTTGATAAATTCATTTGTCACGACGACGACTTTGTCATATTGCCCTTCGATAAATTTTCCTGCGAATACATCCACAATTTGTCGTGTGTGTTCGAAATTTAATTGAGCAAAAATCCCCTGAAATTCGGCTATTACGTTGTAGTTGCGTTTTTTGAGAAATGATATGCCTTTTTTGCCGATTGCTACAAAATGGATGACCGCTCCGGGATATTGCATTTTCAATTCTTCGGAATGGCGAACGGCTTCTTTGAGCAAATTGGTGTTGAAACTACCACATAGTCCACGGTCGGAAGTCACAACGACGAGAGCGATATTCTTGACTTCGGTCGTTTTTCTGAGCAAAGGATGCGTGTAATCATCCGATAGCGAGGAGACAAGATTGGACAATATGAAGTCAATTTTGCGAAAATAGGGGCGAGCCGATTCAATTGACGTTTGGGCACGCTTCAATTTTGCAGTTGCAACCATTTTCATCGCCGAAGTGATTTTCGATGTACTTTTTACACCTTGAATCCGTTGTCTTATATCTCTTAATGTAGCCATATTCTTTCGTCGTTATTTTGCTTAATATATTTTTTGATTTTTTTCCAAGTAAGCGTTCACGTAATCCGCAACGCTTTCCTCGAGTGTTCTGAACTTGTATTTCAATCCCGATTCAGCTAATTTGCTCATGTCTGCTTCAGTATAATTTTGGTA
This Candidatus Kapaibacterium sp. DNA region includes the following protein-coding sequences:
- a CDS encoding c-type cytochrome; this encodes MKNLFKILASLAIVSFVISCGSDAPDADPMENKGIGPISSVTLGDINPAMAAEGEKTFKQVCQMCHKLDADHIGPALRGITNRRSPEWIMNLVMNTSEMLQKDPIAIELKRKRAATMAVGDLAESDVRNLLEYLRTQE
- a CDS encoding DUF86 domain-containing protein is translated as MLTDKDKALLEFTMQMIEEAEKVIERYGSAYSALNDFEGKNAILFNLLQIGEKLNKIETQSIREVLPIKESYSIRNRITHDYDGIDLMIVDEILVYEFPELKKAIAEILVKS
- a CDS encoding nucleotidyltransferase domain-containing protein; translation: MKKQLLAEGFVIEGVFGSFRRDESDTNSDIDILYDLDNVFRDKYKGFKAVARLDAIQEYISLILGIQADLVQKKYLGTVSAKYILPEVYYVD
- the atpG gene encoding ATP synthase F1 subunit gamma, which gives rise to MATLRDIRQRIQGVKSTSKITSAMKMVATAKLKRAQTSIESARPYFRKIDFILSNLVSSLSDDYTHPLLRKTTEVKNIALVVVTSDRGLCGSFNTNLLKEAVRHSEELKMQYPGAVIHFVAIGKKGISFLKKRNYNVIAEFQGIFAQLNFEHTRQIVDVFAGKFIEGQYDKVVVVTNEFINVMRQAPSIRNVLPIENIEQTTQSNTSVDYIFEPSKEAIIDDLLPKLVDIKIWSALLESNAAEQAARRIAMDNATRNAKELITFLELQYNKARQADITKEMLEIIGGADALKSA